TGAACATGAATGGAAGAGGATTTATTTTAACCATAAACTCAGAAAAATAATTCCTTTTTATAAAAAATTTAACTCCAGGGAGAAAAAAGAAACTGCGGTCATTTTAAAGGAATTTTTAAATAGAGACCGGAGATATAATCCTATTTCCATGCTTTCCCTTCTGAATTCTGAGCGGATTCCGGAACAGTACCAGGCTTCATGCCATTATCCAATACCTGTAAATCCCATTAATGAATTTTCGAATCGTATGTTCCCGGATGTACAGGAAACTGCTATCATAAACTGTTGCCTATTAATCATCTTAAAATGGATCATATGGTGACGGAAGACTAAAAGAATGACAAAACAAAAATAACCTGAAAAAATTATTACCAAATTAAAAACAAATGAAAGAAAGGCTTTATGATATCCTTAATGAGGAAAAAACACATGAGATTATTCCATACCTGAAGAAGCTCACAGAAGAAGAAAGAAAGGCCCTGGTTCCTACAATAAAAAAGCTGGACAGGGAGATCAGTAAGATCGTAATGACAAAAAAATCCTATCATACTGCAGGCTCCGCAGAGCAGCATTCTATTATTGATATCGCTTCATTTGTCTGCATGGATCAGAAACATTACGGGAAAAACTACTGGAGTCTTTTCAGAGATAAGGAACAGACCGAAAAAATACTGGAGTGGGGATGCCCGGACTGGTTTTCAGATTTCATTAATGATTCTGTAGATGCAGAATTTACTGCATTCAATTATCATGATATTTTAAGATGGTCTGAAAAAGGTTATGTAAAACCTACACCTGAGCTGCTGGGCTATCACCTGAGCCTTCATCCGTATGATCTGGAAAAATTTCCGGTAACTTTGGAAACCCATTTCTGGTACCTGTGCGAATTTCCTTCAAAATCACTTCCTTTTACAAGAGAATGGCTCCCGTTGGTTCAGAAACTGATTGCTGAAAATAAAATCGACAGAACAAAATTTCTCAGGGAATCCCTTCTGGCGGCAAACAGGAATTTCAACAAAAATGTTACAGGATGGTTTATGGATGCATTCATCGCAGTGAAACCTTCTGATGATGAACTTGTGGCACTTCAGGATGAACTGATGGCAGGATTAGCTTCCGTACAGTCAAAGGCAGTCAATACCATACTCTTACACTTGAAAAAAATAGTTCTGGACCCGGCATTCAGAACCGATGAGTTTTCACATTTTCTTCCCAACCTGTTAAGTTCAGAGATCAAAACAGTTGTAACAACTAGTTTAACGGTTACAGAAAAAGTTTTACAGAAAAGTAATACTGACACTGAAAACCTTGGAATTGCCCTGAGCGCAGCATTTGTAAGCAAAGATGAAAGCATACAGACCAAAGCGGCAAAGTTCATTCTTAAATACATTCCGGTCTCAGAAGAGATCAAAGAAGCTTTGTCCCATTATACCGATAACATATTATCCAATGTAAGACCGGTATTGGCCCAATACATAGAGAACAGGCAGCTGGATCTGGATCATGTTAAGCCTGAAAAACTCGAGCTCATTAATGAAGAATGCAAAATTCAGGAACTGCAAAGTTTTGAAGATCTCATGTTTTTCCTTCCGCAGGCTATAGAAAATCCGGGAACCTATTATTATGATCTGGCACTTGCAGGACTTGTACACTTCGCAGATGAAGCCGATTCCGGATCTGTAAAACTTTTTGAACCCGTATTTCAAAAGGCCTGTAAAACCATTGCCAAATGGGAGGTGAATCACTTCAACGTACTGTTATGCAACCTGATTATCAATTACGGATTGCTGCTGCTGAAAAAATTCCCGTTACAGCTTACAAATATTGAAAAAATATATAACAGAACCCGTGAGGATGAAGCCTCGAGAGAAGTGTATTCCACCTATCATAAAAAGCTGAAACCCATTAAAGATATTTATGCCGGAGGATTGGCTATGGAACCCTTCAAACATTTGGCGGTACGTGTTTTTAATCAAATAGAATCAGGAGATAGAACTCCGCTGCTATCTACTGTTACTCATGAGCCATGTTGGATAAATCCTGAAGCATTGGTAGAAAGATTGGAAATCTATCAGAACAGAAATATTGAGCCTGATGACCTGGATGTACAGCTTGCACTACAGCGTTGTTCACTGGAAAAAACTTCATACGCATTACAGTTGGCTGAAGAAAAGTTAAAAGGAGAGTATAAAGAGCTTCTGCTCTTCTTTTTTAATAAAAATGCTTCTCCAAAAGGAAAATTTCAACATCCGTCATGGTGGATGACAGCAGGAATTACACGATCCCCCGGTGTATGTTTTGAAGAATTTAAAACTTTCGGATATGATGATATTCCTGAAGAATTCCTGACCGGTATTTATGACTGGAAAACAATTGACAGCAAAAAAAACTCCTATTATCCTGTTGAACTTAATATCAGTGTTCCGAAATATCACCTGAAAAAAAGACAGCATCAGCTTTTTCTGGAATACTTTATTGCTGAGCAGGGAAACTTTTCAGAAGTTCCGTCCCTGATCTGGAGTTTTCCCAACACATTAGGAAATGTTTTGGCAAAGATCATTAAACACTGCCTCTTCTACTCAGGAATTGCAGAAGTTTATGAAAGAAATATGGTGCTGAATGCGGCTCAGGCACTTCATCAGATGAAAAAGCCTCTGGATACAATAGGTTATCTGTTTCTGGGAACCATTTTCCTGGACGGAGACAAGGTAATACGCGGTACTGCGGCAGAGATCTGGTTGGAGCATACTTCCCATAAAGTAATGGATGATGTACGTTTGGGACAGGTAATCGGGCTTCACGAAAAGCTGGAATGGGCTCCTGTGAAAAGATTTACAGATCTTGTACAGCATCAGATGCTCAATGTAAGCAAAGACCACAATCTGGCACTGGAACAGCTTCTCACTCATATTTTACATCAGATGGAAACACCTGTTACCAATCTTAAAAAAATATTGGACATTTACCACGAGGTTTTGGCTTTGAACCAATCAGAGACCGATAAGAACTTAAAAGAAAAACTGAATAGCTGGAAAGAAAATTCCAGCCTGAAAAAAATCTGCAGTCTTCTTCTAAAAAAATAGATATGGAAGATACGCTAATTTACAACTATCAGAGACCATCATCTTTGATAAGAAAAGATACATCTGAAGAATTATTTCTGTCCAAGTACAGCGAAATTCAGAAAAATACGGATGCCCCCTGCTTTTTTTGGGGAGATGTAAGCCAGCCGTTTATATTGGCAAGGTGCCTCATTACGCTATCCAATATTGTGAAATCCAGCTTTAACCTGTCACCGTTTCAGACAGCACTGCTTAAAGATCCTATCGTAACTGCCGGAAATAACAAATTACGCTTTGAAGGATTTTCACATTGTGCGGGTGTTTACGCAAGAGTAGATGTATTGCCTGATGGACTTCACGGTGAGTTTATAGAAAGCGGAACCACCAATGTGGATTTTAATCAGTCCATGATTACAGCGCTGGGAAGCATCAGGCCCAGTGAAAAAATAATGCTTTCCATAGGTGAAAAAGAAGTAGGGCTTTACAAAGAAGATAGAAAAGTAATAGAAAGAAAAGCCCCGTTACCTGTAAAGTGGATCAAAGGATTAAGTACAGTCCAGATCTATCTTTCCGAATCTGAAAAACTTCATTGTTTCAATAAAATTCAGACCCAGCAGCTGTTCAGAGGAATACCGAAAGGGACTATTAAAACAGATTATTACCTGATCATCAGAGGAAACAGGCCCATGTTTTCACCGGTAAAATCGGTGGATGCCGTTTGCATCGGAGGACTTCATAGACTGCGTTTGCTGGAGCCCCTTCTTCCTTATATTGATAAAATGCAGGTATTTCCGCATTCCAGTATGCAGTCCACTACATGGCAGCTCTGTTTGGGAAATATAAGGTTCAGTTTTTCATTATCAAGAGAAAGCTGGCGGGGATTTTCCGGCGAAGGAGCAGTGCTGGACAGCCTGACAGATGATGTTTCCGATGAATGGATTGATGCATTGGATAAATATGCCTATGCCAACCAGGCTTTTAATCCTTCAGTATTTGCTTTGAATGAAAATATTAATTTAAAAAAAACGGAAAATCTTACAGGAAGATTAGCTGCTATGGGACTTTTGGGCTATGACCTGGACGATAACGGGTTTTTCTACCGGAGACTGCCATTTAAATTAAGTCGTATCATCGGCTTAAATCCACGTATGAAAAATGCAGAAAAGCTCATCGCAGAAGGAAAAATAGAAATATTAAATAAAAGTGAAACCAGAACTGAGGCAAGAGTGGAAGGCACAGATGTACATCACACAGTAATTATAGAGAATGATAAAGAGCGGTGCACCTGCGAATGGTTCAGCAAATACCAGGGCGAAAGAGGGCCGTGTAAACATGTGCTTGCCGTAAAGAAATTAATGCAGATTTAAGTAAAAGGACAGCTTTTTAAAATAAGTCTGTCCTTTTTCATTTATTAATGCTTCATCCATTCTTCGTAAGAGACCACGCCCAGTTGCGGTTTTCCTTCACCTTCAAGGATGGAAATAAATTCTAGCTGGTTTCCGTCCGGATCATTGAAGTAAATAGCCAGCGCAGGCATCCAGGCAAAAACCATTGGTTTATCAATGCCGTCCCTTAGAAAGTTATAAGGCTTCAGATCTTTTTTCTTCAGAAAATCTACGGAATAATTTAAAATATCTTCCTTACTGCAGGAAAAGGCAAAATGTCTTGTCTGCAGGTTTTCTTTTTGCTCCCATAATCCCAGCATGAATTCCTTATCTTTTCCTATCCATAAAAAGGCAATAGGACGGTTTTCATCCCTATGCGCCAGTTTCAGACCCAATACTTCGGTATAAAATTGTATAGAATCTTCTAAGTTACTTACCTGAACATGAGTTTCATATAATCCTTTGATCATTACTTGAATTTTAATGGATACAAAACTATATAATGCATTTTCAAAACTGAAAGAACCGTAATTCCTTTATTGAAAATGGATGATAGAAAAATTGTATTTAAGATTAAAAGATTAAAAGATTAAAAGATTAAAAGATTAAAAGATTAAAAGATTAAAAGATTAAAAGATTAAAAGATTTTTATCAATATTCAATAGGGGTGGGCTTTAGCCCACTTCAAAAAAAAAATCCATTCATCCGGCTTTAGCCAAAACTTAAATTTTAAACACAAATTACACAAATACTTTACACAAATAACCACAATCATCTGCGTTCATCTGTAAAATCTGTGGTTATAAAAAAACTTATGATGCTCTTAAATAAGATGAAACTTCAAGTTTTATAATCAAATATTTTACAACCTCCGAAAAAAAAATTGCACAAAAATTTACTACGCAAAAAGACTGCGTAATACTGTTTTTACTTTGCATCAGAAATCAGAGAGGAAGATGATCCTCTAAAATGTTTAACAAAAAAACAGTAACTCATGAAATTTAATTTTTTAAGAAAAGAGAAAAATACCGTAATGAACTACGAAGGTGCAAAAGCATTTACAATGACACCCGCCGAAGAACTATATAGTGCTGTTGTTACAACAGGATTATCCAATACATCCTACGAAAAAGGAAATGAAAGATTGGAAAGAATCCAGTCTCTGATCAAAAAAAATGATCCTGAATTTGTAGGTAAATTGGCGGTTTATGCAAGAAATGATATGTATCTGCGTTCAATTCCTTTGGTTCTTACCGCAGAGTTGGCCAAGCAAATCTCAGGTACAGATCTGGTGAGCAGAACTGTAGATGGTGTTGTACAGAGAGCAGATGAAATCACTGAACTTTTGGCTTACTACCAGACTGCCAATGAAAGAACAGAAACTAAAAAACTGAACAGACTTTCAAAACAGATCCAGAAAGGTCTTGCAAAATCTTTCAATAAATTTGACGAATACCAGTTTGCCAAATACAACAGGAAGGCAGAAGTAACCTTGAGAGATGCCCTGTTTCTGGTTCACCCGAAAGCAAAAGATGAAAGTCAGCAGGCAATCTTCAACA
Above is a genomic segment from Chryseobacterium shigense containing:
- a CDS encoding DUF6493 family protein yields the protein MKERLYDILNEEKTHEIIPYLKKLTEEERKALVPTIKKLDREISKIVMTKKSYHTAGSAEQHSIIDIASFVCMDQKHYGKNYWSLFRDKEQTEKILEWGCPDWFSDFINDSVDAEFTAFNYHDILRWSEKGYVKPTPELLGYHLSLHPYDLEKFPVTLETHFWYLCEFPSKSLPFTREWLPLVQKLIAENKIDRTKFLRESLLAANRNFNKNVTGWFMDAFIAVKPSDDELVALQDELMAGLASVQSKAVNTILLHLKKIVLDPAFRTDEFSHFLPNLLSSEIKTVVTTSLTVTEKVLQKSNTDTENLGIALSAAFVSKDESIQTKAAKFILKYIPVSEEIKEALSHYTDNILSNVRPVLAQYIENRQLDLDHVKPEKLELINEECKIQELQSFEDLMFFLPQAIENPGTYYYDLALAGLVHFADEADSGSVKLFEPVFQKACKTIAKWEVNHFNVLLCNLIINYGLLLLKKFPLQLTNIEKIYNRTREDEASREVYSTYHKKLKPIKDIYAGGLAMEPFKHLAVRVFNQIESGDRTPLLSTVTHEPCWINPEALVERLEIYQNRNIEPDDLDVQLALQRCSLEKTSYALQLAEEKLKGEYKELLLFFFNKNASPKGKFQHPSWWMTAGITRSPGVCFEEFKTFGYDDIPEEFLTGIYDWKTIDSKKNSYYPVELNISVPKYHLKKRQHQLFLEYFIAEQGNFSEVPSLIWSFPNTLGNVLAKIIKHCLFYSGIAEVYERNMVLNAAQALHQMKKPLDTIGYLFLGTIFLDGDKVIRGTAAEIWLEHTSHKVMDDVRLGQVIGLHEKLEWAPVKRFTDLVQHQMLNVSKDHNLALEQLLTHILHQMETPVTNLKKILDIYHEVLALNQSETDKNLKEKLNSWKENSSLKKICSLLLKK
- a CDS encoding VOC family protein, which gives rise to MIKGLYETHVQVSNLEDSIQFYTEVLGLKLAHRDENRPIAFLWIGKDKEFMLGLWEQKENLQTRHFAFSCSKEDILNYSVDFLKKKDLKPYNFLRDGIDKPMVFAWMPALAIYFNDPDGNQLEFISILEGEGKPQLGVVSYEEWMKH
- a CDS encoding SWIM zinc finger family protein, which translates into the protein MEDTLIYNYQRPSSLIRKDTSEELFLSKYSEIQKNTDAPCFFWGDVSQPFILARCLITLSNIVKSSFNLSPFQTALLKDPIVTAGNNKLRFEGFSHCAGVYARVDVLPDGLHGEFIESGTTNVDFNQSMITALGSIRPSEKIMLSIGEKEVGLYKEDRKVIERKAPLPVKWIKGLSTVQIYLSESEKLHCFNKIQTQQLFRGIPKGTIKTDYYLIIRGNRPMFSPVKSVDAVCIGGLHRLRLLEPLLPYIDKMQVFPHSSMQSTTWQLCLGNIRFSFSLSRESWRGFSGEGAVLDSLTDDVSDEWIDALDKYAYANQAFNPSVFALNENINLKKTENLTGRLAAMGLLGYDLDDNGFFYRRLPFKLSRIIGLNPRMKNAEKLIAEGKIEILNKSETRTEARVEGTDVHHTVIIENDKERCTCEWFSKYQGERGPCKHVLAVKKLMQI